One Rhodothermales bacterium DNA window includes the following coding sequences:
- a CDS encoding ECF-type sigma factor, translating into MDHEAGDEDALGELFEAVYTEMHRLAAVQRARWVGDFTINTTALVHEVYEKLSRAPSPGWSSRGHFFALAAKAMRQVLYTYAEQKNAQKRGGELIKFSLEDGEYETRGVFTFSDDQALHLIALEDALRRLEQHSPRESRIVECRFYLGLSVEETAEMLKISPATVKRGWAVAKAWLYNEIT; encoded by the coding sequence ATGGATCACGAAGCCGGCGATGAAGACGCCCTCGGCGAATTATTTGAAGCCGTTTACACCGAAATGCATCGCCTAGCCGCTGTTCAGCGGGCCCGCTGGGTAGGCGACTTCACCATCAACACGACGGCGCTCGTGCACGAGGTGTACGAGAAGCTGTCGCGCGCGCCGAGCCCCGGTTGGTCGAGCCGGGGGCATTTTTTTGCCCTGGCCGCCAAGGCCATGCGGCAGGTGCTGTACACCTACGCCGAACAGAAAAACGCCCAGAAGCGCGGCGGCGAGCTGATCAAGTTCTCGCTGGAGGATGGCGAATACGAAACCCGCGGCGTGTTTACGTTTTCGGACGATCAGGCCCTGCATCTCATCGCGCTCGAGGATGCGCTGCGCCGACTCGAGCAGCACAGCCCCCGCGAAAGCCGCATCGTCGAGTGCCGGTTTTATCTCGGTCTCAGCGTGGAAGAGACGGCCGAGATGCTCAAGATCTCACCCGCGACCGTCAAACGGGGATGGGCGGTTGCAAAAGCGTGGTTATACAACGAAATTACCTGA
- a CDS encoding SDR family oxidoreductase has translation MVATFKGKTALVTGAASGIGRATALAFAREGASVAVADMDEALARETVKMITDQGGKAIAIRVDVSDPAQVDAMVDRTIAAFGRLDAACNNAGIGGPLALTGDYPIEDWDRVIAVNLRGVWLCMRAEIPHLLKQGGAIVNVASILGVVGFAHASAYTAAKHGVVGLTQVAALEYSAKGLRINAVCPAFIETPMLERAGLLDDPAAKQGLVAVHPIGRLGQSDEIAETVVWLSSPAASFVTGHAMLADGGYCAQ, from the coding sequence ATGGTTGCGACATTCAAAGGAAAAACAGCGCTGGTCACGGGAGCGGCCTCGGGTATCGGCCGCGCCACGGCGCTGGCGTTTGCCCGGGAAGGCGCCTCGGTGGCGGTGGCGGACATGGATGAGGCGTTGGCCCGGGAGACCGTAAAGATGATCACGGACCAGGGCGGCAAGGCGATCGCCATCCGGGTGGACGTATCCGACCCCGCCCAGGTTGACGCCATGGTGGACCGTACGATCGCGGCGTTTGGCCGGCTGGATGCCGCCTGCAACAACGCCGGCATCGGCGGGCCGCTCGCGCTCACGGGAGACTATCCCATCGAGGACTGGGATCGGGTCATCGCCGTCAACCTCCGGGGCGTCTGGCTGTGCATGCGCGCCGAGATCCCGCATCTGCTGAAACAGGGCGGCGCCATCGTCAATGTCGCCTCCATCCTCGGCGTCGTGGGGTTCGCGCACGCGTCGGCCTACACAGCCGCCAAACACGGGGTGGTCGGCCTGACGCAGGTCGCGGCGCTCGAATACTCCGCAAAGGGCCTTCGCATCAACGCCGTGTGCCCCGCGTTCATCGAGACGCCGATGCTCGAACGGGCCGGCTTGCTGGACGATCCGGCCGCGAAGCAGGGGCTGGTCGCGGTCCATCCGATCGGCCGGCTCGGCCAGTCCGATGAAATCGCCGAGACGGTCGTATGGCTTTCGTCGCCGGCGGCGTCGTTCGTCACCGGGCACGCCATGCTGGCCGACGGGGGCTACTGTGCGCAGTAA